GAATCCTGTCCTGTCTTATACAATTCACCTATTGGCATATTAAGCCTCCTAAAAGAATTATACATTCCGATAGCGATAAATCAATAATTTTCTGTAGATATTTCATACAATCTATAATAAAGTCTAGATAAGCTTATTAAGTACAGCAGTTACTCGCTTCATTAAATTTGGGATATACAGAACTTGCATTCTTGAGTAATCTAATGTAGAACTTAATCAAGAATACTTAATAAATGCTAAGGACTTTATTGTGGATGGTTTTAATTTTTCAATGATAGATTTATTCGCTGGAGCTGGAGGCTTGAGTCTTGGCATGGAACAAGCTGGCTTTAACGTGATTTTCGCGAATGAAATAGATGCCACTTCTGCCTACACCTATATTAAAAATAGACAATTATCAAAAGATCGTTTTTTTGAGGGAGATATTTCTGTATTAAACAAAGAATTATCAGAAAATGAATTTGATAATTGCTTTCTTGTTTGTGGAGGGCCTCCTTGTCAAGGGTTTTCGGAAGCAAATAGACAGAGATTAATTGATGATCCTAGGAATCATCTGTATAAAGAATTTTTATTTTTCCTAAAGTCGGTAAGACCTTATTTCTTTATCATGGAAAATGTTAAGGGAATGGTTAAGAAATCACCTGAAATACTTGAGAATTTCCAAACAGTCCTTGGAACGGAATACAATATTGCTGCACGTATTCTTAATGCTAAAGATTTTTCTGTTCCACAAAATCGTGAGAGATTTTTTGTAATTGGAAATAGGCTTGGTATTAACAGTTCGAGAGTGTTTGAAACAGCCCAACAGTTACCTCAAAGAAGATTTGTTCTTCATGATGCAATTAGTGATCTACCAGAATTGAAACCAAATAGGAATAGAAACAGACCCGATTTGGAAAATGAAGAAATTGGTTTCAGAGAAAGGGAATATCACTATCCTATGACAGAATTTAACAAATTCATCAACTCAAATAGAGTTGTGGATAGATTGTATAATCATAGAAATCGTTACAACAATGACCGGGATATTGAGATTTTTACTCGATTACCTCAAGGAGGAAATTCTCTTGATCCCTCCATCGAGGATATTATGCCTTATTCATCCAGAAATCATATGTTCAAGGATAAATACTTCAAGTTGGTAAATAATGAAATCTGTAAAACTATTACTTCTCACATGAAATTTGATTGCAACATGTATATTCATCCTACACAATCACGGGGATTATCCCCAAGGGAAGCTGCACGAATTCAGACTTTCCCTGATGATTATGTGTTCTATGGTGCTTCCAATAATTGGTACAAACAAATAGGCAATGCAGTACCAGTGAAATTGGCCGAATCTCTTGGGAGGGCAATTAAGTTATGCTTAAAATAAACCACTTGGAACTATTTGCGGGGATTGGGGGCTTTAGGCAAGCAATGGAATTGTTAGCTTCTGATTATAATTTTACATCACACTGTGTGGGTTTTTCTGAGATTGATCCATATGCTGTTCGTTCATATAAATCAAATTTTAGCGATGTAGAAACTAAAGAAATTGGAGATATCATCGCTTTTAATGAAGACCCGAAAAATATTACTAGTCTCCCAGATTTTGATTTACTAACAGGTGGTTTCCCTTGTCAGTCTTTTAGCATGATGGGAAAGCAAAAAGGTTTTCTCGATAAAAGAGGAAATGTTTTCTTTGAGATAATTAAAATTCTTGAAATCAAGAAACCAAAATTTGTGTTATTGGAAAATGTGAGAAATCTGACTACCCATAACAAGGGTGAAACTATTAAAATTGTACTATCAAGCCTAAAAGAAGCTGGCTACAAATATATACATTGGGATGTATTTGATACTAATGATTTTGGGTTGGCACAAAGAAGAAATAGAGTATACATTTTTGCTTCGCGTGAAAAGCTTGACAACAATTTTGCCTTTTCCAAAAATGAGATTATTTCTGTTTTTAAAACAATTTCTAAGAATGCAAATTTAGAGAGGCAGAAAGATGTGTTGGACATTCTTGAAAAAGAAGTTGATAAGTCTTTCTACCTTTCAGAAATCATAAAACCAACAATCTTGGCTGATGGCTCAGCTTCCTTTAAAAGCAAATCTGAAATCAATTGTTTAATAGCAAAACCGCTGACGGCTACAATGGTTAAGATGCATCGTGCATGTCAAGATAACTATTATTCAATTGATT
This sequence is a window from uncultured Sphaerochaeta sp.. Protein-coding genes within it:
- a CDS encoding DNA cytosine methyltransferase; translation: MDGFNFSMIDLFAGAGGLSLGMEQAGFNVIFANEIDATSAYTYIKNRQLSKDRFFEGDISVLNKELSENEFDNCFLVCGGPPCQGFSEANRQRLIDDPRNHLYKEFLFFLKSVRPYFFIMENVKGMVKKSPEILENFQTVLGTEYNIAARILNAKDFSVPQNRERFFVIGNRLGINSSRVFETAQQLPQRRFVLHDAISDLPELKPNRNRNRPDLENEEIGFREREYHYPMTEFNKFINSNRVVDRLYNHRNRYNNDRDIEIFTRLPQGGNSLDPSIEDIMPYSSRNHMFKDKYFKLVNNEICKTITSHMKFDCNMYIHPTQSRGLSPREAARIQTFPDDYVFYGASNNWYKQIGNAVPVKLAESLGRAIKLCLK
- the dcm gene encoding DNA (cytosine-5-)-methyltransferase, which gives rise to MLKINHLELFAGIGGFRQAMELLASDYNFTSHCVGFSEIDPYAVRSYKSNFSDVETKEIGDIIAFNEDPKNITSLPDFDLLTGGFPCQSFSMMGKQKGFLDKRGNVFFEIIKILEIKKPKFVLLENVRNLTTHNKGETIKIVLSSLKEAGYKYIHWDVFDTNDFGLAQRRNRVYIFASREKLDNNFAFSKNEIISVFKTISKNANLERQKDVLDILEKEVDKSFYLSEIIKPTILADGSASFKSKSEINCLIAKPLTATMVKMHRACQDNYYSIDFINSPNPYDYLSQKFSKEELKEKEIRKLTPREAYLLQGFSETFFNNAKLAGVSNHQLYKQAGNAASVNTIYAILYYLFIYKKINEGLV